The following are encoded in a window of Ranitomeya variabilis isolate aRanVar5 chromosome 6, aRanVar5.hap1, whole genome shotgun sequence genomic DNA:
- the ANXA13 gene encoding annexin A13, producing MGNFHPTIRHHHDFNAERDCKKLQKACKGMGTDEKAIIEILANRSSEQRQEIKQKYKTMYGKDLDSVLKSELSGHFEKTALALLDRPCEFDAKELKKAMKGAGTNESLLIQILCTRANQQIRNIKESYKKLFGRDLEADVKSETSGYFRKILISLLQANRDEGLEVDKDLAGQDAKRLYEAGEARWGTEESEFNVILATRNYMQLRATFKAYEILHGKNIEDAIKSETSGDLKKAYLTIAQCTKDAQGYFAKKLNKAMKGAGTDEDMLIRILVTRAEIDLETIKQRYQELYKKSLSDAIKSDTSGDFCRLLLALLH from the exons gaaCTGATGAAAAAGCAATTATTGAAATCCTGGCAAATAGATCTTCTGAACAGCGGCAGGAAATAAAGCAAAAATACAAGACAATGTACGGCAAG GACTTAGATAGTGTATTAAAAAGTGAACTAAGTGGCCACTTCGAGAAGACTGCCTTGGCATTGCTTGATCGTCCCTGTGAATTTGATGCAAAAGAACTGAAAAAAGCCATGAAAGGGGCAGGAACCAATGAATCTCTGCTGATCCAAATCCTTTGTACAAGAGCCAACCAG CAAATTCGAAACATAAAAGAGTCGTACAAGAAAT TGTTTGGGCGAGATTTGGAGGCTGATGTGAAAAGTGAAACCAGTGGTTACTTCCGGAAGATACTCATCTCATTGCTGCAG gcAAACCGAGATGAAGGTCTGGAAGTTGACAAGGATCTTGCCGGTCAGGATGCCAAGAGACTATATGAA GCTGGTGAAGCTCGATGGGGCACAGAAGAGTCAGAGTTTAATGTTATCTTGGCAACAAGGAATTACATGCAGCTAAGAGCCACATTTAAAGCATATGAAATT CTGCATGGTAAAAACATTGAGGATGCAATCAAAAGTGAAACATCGGGAGACTTGAAAAAAGCTTATCTAACAATTG CACAATGCACTAAGGATGCACAAGGATATTTTGCCAAGAAACTTAACAAAGCCATGAAGGGAGCTGGGACAGATGAAGACATGCTGATCCGTATTCTTGTCACCAGGGCAGAG ATTGACCTGGAGACAATCAAACAaaggtaccaggagctgtacaagaAGAGTTTATCCGATGCCATCAAATCAGACACGTCGGGAGACTTCTGCAGACTGCTCCTCGCTCTTCTGCATTAA